From Halarcobacter mediterraneus:
GGCTAACGCTGGTTCTACAAAAGACTTTTATGTTGCTGGTGGAGGGGTTCAACCAGTAGCAAATGGTATGGCCACAGCAGCAGACTGGATGAGTGCTGCATCATTTATATCGATGGCGGGGATTATTGCTTTTATTGGTAGTGATGCAAGTGCTTACTTAATGGGATGGACAGGTGGATATGTTTTACTTGCCATGCTTTTAGCTCCATATTTAAGAAAATTTGGTAAGTTTACAGTTCCAGATTTTGTTGGAGATAGATACTACTC
This genomic window contains:
- a CDS encoding sodium:solute symporter family transporter codes for the protein MALQSLIYLVVGISFSIHIGIALLANAGSTKDFYVAGGGVQPVANGMATAADWMSAASFISMAGIIAFIGSDASAYLMGWTGGYVLLAMLLAPYLRKFGKFTVPDFVGDRYYS